A single window of Candidatus Binatus sp. DNA harbors:
- a CDS encoding glucose 1-dehydrogenase, with amino-acid sequence MASPKMFDLSGKVAVVTGGNGGIGRGIALGLAQAGAAVAILARNEEKNRAVVDELANAGVPALAIKLDVTRRDDLRPAMEEAERKLGPVSILVNNAGIAIMGSALNFRAEDWDRVIETNLNSCFFLSQIAAQSMAARKQGKIINIASEYSRFGAQGIIPYAAAKGALVQVTRTMAIELAPHNIQVNAILPGWIETDMTVVAQSGPWFEEIIARTPAGRFGKPEETAGAAVFLASHASDFVTGSIVYVDGGYAIR; translated from the coding sequence ATGGCGAGTCCAAAGATGTTCGATTTGAGCGGCAAGGTCGCCGTGGTCACGGGCGGCAACGGTGGAATCGGGCGCGGGATCGCGCTCGGCCTGGCGCAAGCCGGCGCGGCGGTCGCGATCCTTGCGCGCAACGAGGAGAAGAATCGCGCTGTCGTGGACGAGCTCGCCAACGCGGGCGTACCGGCGCTAGCGATCAAGCTCGACGTGACGCGGCGCGACGACCTGCGCCCGGCGATGGAGGAAGCCGAGCGCAAGCTGGGGCCCGTCTCGATTCTGGTCAACAACGCCGGAATCGCGATCATGGGCAGCGCGTTGAATTTCAGGGCCGAGGACTGGGACCGAGTGATCGAAACGAACCTGAACTCATGCTTTTTCCTTTCGCAGATCGCGGCGCAATCGATGGCCGCCCGCAAGCAAGGCAAGATAATCAATATCGCGAGCGAATATTCCCGGTTCGGCGCGCAGGGCATAATTCCTTACGCCGCGGCAAAGGGCGCGCTGGTGCAGGTGACCAGGACGATGGCGATCGAGCTCGCGCCGCACAACATCCAGGTCAACGCGATCCTGCCGGGCTGGATCGAAACCGACATGACGGTGGTCGCGCAGAGCGGCCCGTGGTTCGAGGAAATAATCGCGCGCACGCCGGCCGGCCGCTTCGGCAAGCCCGAGGAGACCGCCGGTGCGGCGGTGTTTCTGGCCTCACACGCGTCGGACTTCGTAACCGGATCGATCGTGTACGTCGATGGCGGCTACGCGATCAGATGA
- a CDS encoding bifunctional heptose 7-phosphate kinase/heptose 1-phosphate adenyltransferase has product MTRPKTPASARPESARHEHGLPALKPLRVLVAGEVILDRYLWGDVARISPEAPIPILRVQRREEKPGNAGFVMANLRALGADVSALSVVGADRNGDLLREIFADLGIDTRSILIDPDRPTIVKDRMLGSVQAAHRATQQLLRVDEEDPSPLKPARERELIARVKSELRNCDGVLISDIDKGMLTAAVLRALIDGARARGIPVIVDPRRTEDFSIYRGATALTPNRHETEVATGMQLTDRGAWRKAAETLVRKLGLEACLITLDRDGMYLAERGGKDTYIATAPREVYDVTGAGDVVLSVFGMFSIAGLGFSSAATIANLAASIEVTRIGTEVITREDLARALSPAHLSYERKINSVDELKAVLERERRAGRRIAFTNGCFDLLHAGHIQMLAFARAQADLLVVGLNSDRSVRRLKGDARPIYPAAERARILAALEAVDYVVVFDETRAEKIIRAVKPDVLIKGEDWRGKRVDGQAFVESRGGTVALAPLLGGRSTSATIDRMSSKPRAAKDGA; this is encoded by the coding sequence ATGACTCGACCCAAAACGCCCGCTTCCGCTCGTCCTGAATCCGCGCGTCACGAGCACGGCCTGCCGGCGCTCAAGCCATTGCGCGTGTTGGTGGCCGGCGAGGTAATTCTCGATCGCTACCTGTGGGGCGATGTCGCGCGAATCTCGCCCGAAGCGCCGATTCCGATCCTGCGCGTGCAACGCCGCGAGGAAAAACCCGGCAACGCGGGTTTCGTGATGGCGAACTTGCGCGCGCTCGGGGCGGACGTGAGCGCGCTCAGCGTGGTGGGCGCGGATCGAAACGGCGATCTGCTGCGCGAGATTTTTGCCGACCTGGGAATCGATACGCGCTCGATTCTGATCGATCCCGACCGCCCCACCATCGTCAAGGATCGAATGCTCGGTTCGGTGCAGGCGGCCCATCGCGCGACCCAGCAACTGCTGCGCGTCGATGAGGAAGACCCGAGTCCGCTCAAGCCCGCGCGCGAACGCGAGCTGATTGCGCGCGTCAAGTCCGAGCTTCGCAACTGCGACGGCGTGCTGATATCGGATATCGACAAGGGGATGCTGACTGCGGCCGTGTTGCGGGCGCTGATCGATGGAGCCCGGGCGCGCGGCATCCCGGTGATAGTCGATCCGCGCCGGACGGAGGACTTTTCGATTTATCGCGGCGCCACCGCGCTCACGCCCAATCGTCACGAAACCGAAGTCGCCACCGGGATGCAGCTCACCGACCGCGGCGCGTGGCGCAAGGCGGCCGAAACTCTCGTGCGCAAGCTCGGCCTGGAGGCGTGCCTGATAACGCTCGACCGCGACGGGATGTATCTGGCGGAGCGCGGCGGCAAAGATACCTACATCGCGACGGCGCCGCGCGAGGTTTACGACGTGACCGGAGCGGGCGACGTGGTGCTGAGCGTGTTCGGGATGTTTTCGATCGCGGGACTGGGCTTCTCGTCGGCGGCGACGATCGCGAACCTGGCCGCGAGTATCGAGGTGACCCGGATCGGCACCGAAGTGATCACGCGCGAAGATCTCGCCCGCGCGCTGAGTCCCGCTCACTTAAGCTACGAGCGCAAAATCAATTCGGTGGACGAACTCAAGGCGGTGCTGGAGCGCGAGCGGCGCGCCGGCCGTCGGATCGCCTTCACCAACGGATGCTTCGATCTGCTGCACGCCGGCCATATCCAGATGCTCGCGTTTGCGCGCGCGCAGGCCGACCTGCTGGTGGTCGGACTCAACAGCGATCGCAGCGTGCGGCGGCTCAAGGGCGACGCGCGCCCCATCTATCCCGCGGCGGAGCGGGCGCGAATCCTCGCGGCCCTGGAAGCGGTTGATTACGTAGTTGTGTTCGACGAAACGCGGGCCGAGAAAATTATTCGCGCGGTCAAACCCGACGTCTTGATCAAGGGCGAGGATTGGCGCGGCAAGCGGGTTGACGGCCAGGCCTTCGTCGAATCGCGCGGAGGAACCGTGGCGCTGGCGCCGTTGCTGGGCGGACGCTCCACCAGCGCGACTATTGATCGGATGAGTTCGAAGCCGCGCGCGGCGAAAGACGGCGCGTGA
- the murJ gene encoding murein biosynthesis integral membrane protein MurJ produces MSEIAPNRQDRNEPRVEARPGPASASGSGASRAGTIAAGVLLSRIAGLVRDSIFAHFLGDSATADAFKAGFRIPNILQNLFGEGVLSASFIPVYGKLLGEGDNETADMVAWGVGAILTLGVSVLVAIGVMVTPYLIDVIAPGFEGDKRDLTIQIVRILFPGAGLLVMSAWFLGVLNSHHKFFVSYTAPVAWNVAMIAALLYYGPRRSQDGLAIAISWASVLGSALQIAVQVPQTLALLRKHRIDFARIAAPLRSVFHNLTPVVVSRGVVNLSSYVDNVLASLLPTGAVAALNYGQLLYMVPISLFGYSVAASELPAMSRAAGATPEQMSAILRVRLNRGLRQIAFMVVPSSAAFLILGDVIVAMIYQSGAFTRADAVYVWAVLAGSGVGLLAATMGRLYNSAFYALFDTRTPLRFALIRVALTLVLGYLCAIPLPPMLGIAQKWGVAGLTVSAGAAGWVEFALLRWALNGRIGWTGIERSYLAKLWALALGAAALAFMLKFRMAGFGPRIQGLAILSTYGGLYLFGAWMLAMPELKQFTDQITRRLSPRAASNSSDQ; encoded by the coding sequence TTGTCCGAAATCGCACCCAATCGCCAGGATCGCAACGAACCGCGCGTCGAGGCACGCCCCGGCCCCGCCAGCGCTAGCGGATCGGGCGCGAGCCGGGCGGGCACGATCGCCGCGGGCGTGTTGCTCAGCCGGATTGCCGGTCTGGTGCGGGACAGCATCTTCGCGCATTTCCTCGGCGACTCGGCCACCGCCGACGCGTTCAAGGCGGGGTTTCGCATCCCGAACATTCTGCAGAACCTGTTCGGCGAGGGCGTGCTGTCCGCGTCGTTCATCCCGGTTTACGGAAAACTGCTGGGCGAGGGCGACAATGAAACCGCCGACATGGTCGCCTGGGGCGTCGGCGCGATTCTGACGCTCGGCGTGTCGGTGCTGGTGGCGATCGGCGTGATGGTGACGCCGTATCTGATCGACGTGATCGCGCCGGGCTTCGAGGGCGACAAGCGCGACTTGACGATTCAGATCGTGCGCATCCTGTTTCCCGGCGCGGGATTGCTGGTGATGTCGGCGTGGTTCCTCGGCGTCCTGAACAGTCATCACAAATTTTTCGTCTCGTACACCGCGCCGGTGGCGTGGAACGTCGCGATGATCGCGGCGCTGCTCTATTACGGGCCCCGCCGCTCGCAGGACGGACTTGCGATCGCGATCTCGTGGGCGTCGGTCCTCGGCTCGGCTTTGCAAATCGCGGTACAGGTTCCGCAAACGCTGGCGCTGCTGAGAAAGCATCGCATCGACTTCGCGCGCATTGCCGCGCCGCTGCGATCTGTGTTCCACAACTTGACGCCCGTGGTCGTCAGCCGCGGCGTGGTCAACCTGAGCTCTTACGTGGACAACGTGCTGGCGAGCCTCTTGCCGACCGGCGCCGTCGCAGCGCTCAACTACGGCCAGTTGCTCTACATGGTGCCGATCAGCCTGTTCGGATACTCGGTGGCCGCGTCGGAGCTGCCCGCGATGTCGCGCGCCGCGGGTGCGACGCCCGAGCAAATGAGCGCGATTCTGCGCGTGCGATTGAACCGGGGACTGCGCCAAATCGCGTTCATGGTGGTCCCGTCGTCAGCGGCTTTTTTGATTCTCGGCGACGTGATCGTCGCGATGATTTATCAATCCGGCGCGTTCACCCGCGCCGACGCGGTTTACGTGTGGGCCGTGCTCGCGGGTTCGGGGGTAGGGCTGCTCGCAGCGACGATGGGCCGGTTGTACAATTCGGCGTTCTACGCGCTGTTCGACACCCGCACCCCGCTTCGATTCGCACTAATCCGGGTCGCGCTGACGCTGGTGCTCGGCTATCTATGCGCGATCCCACTGCCGCCCATGCTCGGAATCGCGCAGAAGTGGGGCGTGGCCGGACTGACGGTGTCGGCGGGCGCGGCAGGATGGGTCGAGTTTGCGCTGCTGCGATGGGCGCTGAACGGGCGCATCGGATGGACCGGGATCGAGCGTTCGTATCTGGCGAAGTTGTGGGCGCTGGCTCTTGGAGCCGCCGCGCTCGCGTTCATGCTGAAATTTCGGATGGCGGGATTCGGGCCGCGCATCCAGGGGTTGGCGATTCTTTCGACTTACGGCGGGCTCTACTTATTCGGCGCCTGGATGCTTGCGATGCCGGAACTCAAGCAATTCACCGACCAAATCACGCGCCGTCTTTCGCCGCGCGCGGCTTCGAACTCATCCGATCAATAG
- the lysS gene encoding lysine--tRNA ligase codes for MADASRSGRSDKSDSQPGNAAGAELWPREEARRLAERVAAYEPARPVIFQSGFGPSGLPHLGTMAEILRPSFVRKAFALIEPSRPSRLIVFIDDLDGLRKVPENVPKREDVEQYLGIPVSKIPDPFGCCASFADHMIGLLGGFLAPVEVEYELMRSAEMYSSGRFDEGLKLILDKHAEITAIIAPTLREENRAGWSPFMPICPNCGQVVERTVSAYHPERASIEFACEKSAGGKSGCGFRGEQSVLGGKAKVQWKVDWALRWYVLKVDYELYGKDLTDSARLSGQIMRVLGAQAPLGFPFEMFLDEQGRKVSKSVGRGVTVDQWTRYAPIEVLKFFLLRNPRRARKLFLEAIPQYVDEYLDALRAYAAASQQQRRESVLEFVIQSSTPRRFNSELSFAMMTNVVGALGTSDREHIWNYLVRYDASIAGDPETEAMGRALMECALNFYRDFMVAEPYTPTDAQRAQLKNLAAYLTENQGASAEEIEKKIYDLGRENYDKPGKIFPLVYRSILGQERGPRLGAFIRLATPARIVELLDATIGRSG; via the coding sequence ATGGCGGACGCATCGAGATCCGGCCGTTCGGATAAGTCAGATTCGCAACCCGGCAACGCGGCCGGTGCGGAACTATGGCCCCGTGAGGAAGCTCGGCGGCTTGCAGAGCGCGTCGCGGCGTACGAGCCGGCGCGTCCGGTAATTTTCCAGAGCGGCTTTGGGCCGTCGGGATTGCCGCATCTGGGCACGATGGCGGAAATTCTGCGTCCGTCGTTCGTGCGCAAGGCGTTTGCTCTGATCGAGCCGTCACGGCCGTCGCGGCTGATCGTCTTCATCGACGATCTCGACGGACTCCGCAAGGTGCCGGAGAACGTGCCGAAGCGCGAGGACGTCGAGCAGTACCTCGGCATCCCGGTCTCGAAGATCCCCGACCCGTTCGGATGCTGTGCCAGCTTTGCCGATCACATGATCGGACTGCTCGGCGGATTTCTGGCGCCGGTCGAGGTCGAGTACGAACTGATGCGCTCGGCCGAGATGTATTCGTCGGGGCGCTTCGACGAGGGACTGAAGTTGATCCTCGACAAGCACGCCGAGATCACCGCGATCATCGCGCCGACGCTGCGCGAGGAAAATCGCGCGGGATGGTCGCCGTTTATGCCGATTTGTCCCAACTGCGGGCAAGTCGTCGAGCGAACGGTGTCGGCGTACCACCCCGAGCGCGCATCGATCGAGTTCGCGTGCGAAAAGAGCGCCGGTGGCAAGTCGGGATGCGGTTTTCGCGGCGAGCAGTCGGTGCTCGGCGGCAAGGCCAAGGTGCAATGGAAGGTCGATTGGGCGCTGCGCTGGTACGTGCTCAAGGTCGATTACGAATTGTACGGAAAGGACCTTACCGACTCGGCGCGGCTCTCGGGACAAATTATGCGCGTGCTGGGTGCGCAGGCGCCGCTGGGATTTCCGTTCGAGATGTTCCTCGACGAGCAAGGCCGCAAGGTCTCGAAGTCGGTCGGCCGCGGCGTGACCGTTGACCAGTGGACGCGCTACGCGCCGATCGAGGTGCTCAAATTTTTCCTGCTGCGCAATCCGCGCCGGGCGCGCAAGTTGTTTCTCGAGGCGATTCCGCAATACGTCGACGAATATCTCGACGCGTTGCGCGCCTACGCGGCGGCGTCGCAGCAGCAGCGGCGCGAATCGGTGCTCGAATTTGTCATCCAGAGCTCGACGCCGCGGCGATTCAACTCCGAGCTCAGCTTCGCGATGATGACCAACGTGGTCGGCGCGCTGGGCACTTCGGATCGCGAGCACATCTGGAATTATCTGGTCCGCTACGACGCCTCGATCGCGGGCGATCCCGAAACGGAAGCGATGGGCCGGGCGCTGATGGAATGCGCGCTCAATTTCTACCGCGATTTCATGGTGGCGGAGCCCTACACGCCGACGGATGCGCAGCGCGCGCAGCTGAAAAATCTCGCGGCGTATTTGACTGAAAATCAGGGTGCCAGCGCCGAAGAGATCGAGAAGAAGATTTACGATCTTGGCCGCGAAAATTACGACAAGCCGGGCAAGATCTTTCCGCTTGTGTATCGCTCGATTCTCGGCCAGGAGCGAGGTCCGCGCCTGGGCGCGTTCATCCGGCTGGCCACGCCGGCCCGCATCGTCGAACTGCTCGACGCAACGATCGGACGCTCGGGCTAG
- the hemW gene encoding radical SAM family heme chaperone HemW, with translation MSFSLYVHIPWCQSKCPYCDFNSHAASSWPEAQYTRALISELKYRAGTAPYSGRRIRTIFFGGGTPSLFDPKSIGEIIDAANRVCGIEHDAEITLEANPGTVDLAKLGGMRAAGVNRISFGAQSFNAATLKFLGRIHCADETRAAARMAHRAGFDRLNLDLIFAVPGQTVADVLFDIESVAALEPDHISAYNLTFEEGTAFFTDLMRGRIKQLATDEQAAMYQTVREEIPRRGYPMYEISNYAASGHEARHNLTYWRAQTYLGIGAGAHSYAGDERGGRPKRWWNEKLPARYISAIEERANAEAGAETIEEAGAQSEFVFLNLRLREGFAPADFQERFGRNFECVFGSVATPLFNNGLLTLDRGRIKLTDRGLEMADSVFAEFV, from the coding sequence GTGAGCTTTTCGCTCTACGTCCATATTCCGTGGTGCCAATCGAAGTGTCCGTACTGCGACTTCAATTCGCACGCGGCATCGTCATGGCCGGAAGCGCAATATACCCGCGCGCTGATTTCTGAGCTCAAGTACCGGGCGGGCACTGCGCCGTATTCAGGCCGGCGCATCCGGACAATCTTTTTTGGGGGTGGAACGCCGTCGCTGTTCGATCCCAAATCCATCGGTGAGATTATCGACGCCGCCAATCGCGTTTGCGGGATCGAACACGACGCGGAGATAACGCTCGAAGCGAATCCCGGCACCGTGGACCTGGCGAAACTCGGCGGGATGCGCGCGGCGGGCGTCAATCGAATCAGTTTCGGCGCGCAGTCGTTCAATGCCGCGACGCTCAAGTTTCTCGGCCGGATTCATTGCGCCGACGAAACCCGCGCAGCCGCAAGAATGGCGCATCGCGCCGGCTTCGATCGGCTCAATCTCGATTTGATCTTCGCGGTTCCGGGACAGACGGTTGCCGATGTTCTCTTCGACATCGAATCGGTGGCCGCGCTCGAACCCGATCACATCTCGGCTTACAACCTGACCTTCGAAGAAGGCACCGCTTTTTTCACGGACTTGATGCGCGGACGAATCAAACAGCTCGCGACCGACGAGCAGGCCGCGATGTATCAAACGGTGCGCGAGGAAATCCCGCGGCGCGGCTATCCGATGTATGAAATTTCGAACTATGCAGCGTCCGGCCACGAAGCGCGCCACAATCTGACCTACTGGCGCGCGCAGACGTACCTCGGAATCGGCGCGGGCGCTCATAGCTACGCAGGCGATGAACGTGGCGGCCGGCCAAAGCGATGGTGGAACGAAAAGCTCCCGGCGCGTTACATTTCCGCGATCGAAGAGCGCGCGAACGCGGAGGCCGGCGCCGAGACGATCGAAGAAGCCGGCGCGCAGAGTGAATTCGTGTTCCTCAATCTACGCCTGCGCGAAGGCTTCGCGCCGGCCGATTTTCAGGAGCGCTTCGGCCGCAACTTCGAGTGCGTCTTCGGTAGCGTCGCCACCCCGCTGTTCAACAACGGGTTGCTGACGCTCGATCGCGGCCGAATCAAACTGACCGATCGCGGCCTGGAAATGGCCGACTCCGTGTTTGCCGAATTCGTCTAG
- a CDS encoding SDR family NAD(P)-dependent oxidoreductase, with protein MELKGKNAIVTGAARGIGRGIALKLAAAGANVALVDLGSPADRALTYNLSAQTELNRTVEEVKGLGVKAIPILADVTRFADLERMASEVAAKLGTIDILVNNAGIIAFGPVSGFAEEAWDRVMAVNVKGQFLCAKACIPHLMKQREGAIVNIASVAGKTGHGGMSAYCASKFASVGFTQSLAEELGPVNIRVNAVCPGYLRTAMWTDVLSPIVAVQYGLNGEAAFDEFIARNTFLKREQTPADIGEAVVYLCRAENITGETINVAGGGELH; from the coding sequence ATGGAACTCAAGGGCAAGAATGCAATCGTCACCGGCGCGGCGCGGGGAATCGGCCGCGGAATCGCGCTCAAGCTGGCGGCGGCGGGCGCAAACGTCGCGCTGGTCGATCTCGGCAGTCCGGCGGACCGCGCGCTTACCTACAATCTAAGCGCGCAAACTGAACTGAATCGCACGGTCGAGGAAGTCAAGGGACTCGGCGTGAAGGCCATCCCGATCCTCGCCGACGTGACGCGGTTTGCCGACCTGGAGCGGATGGCGTCGGAGGTGGCCGCGAAACTCGGCACGATCGATATCCTCGTGAACAACGCCGGGATCATCGCGTTCGGGCCGGTGAGCGGTTTTGCCGAAGAAGCGTGGGACCGCGTGATGGCGGTGAATGTGAAGGGCCAGTTCCTGTGCGCCAAGGCGTGTATCCCGCACCTGATGAAGCAGCGCGAGGGCGCGATTGTTAATATCGCGTCGGTGGCGGGCAAGACCGGTCACGGTGGCATGTCGGCATACTGCGCGAGCAAGTTCGCGTCGGTGGGCTTCACGCAATCGCTGGCGGAAGAGCTTGGCCCGGTGAACATTCGCGTCAACGCGGTATGCCCCGGGTATCTGCGCACTGCGATGTGGACCGACGTGCTCAGTCCGATCGTCGCCGTTCAGTACGGGTTGAATGGCGAGGCGGCGTTCGACGAATTTATCGCGCGCAACACGTTCCTCAAGCGCGAGCAGACGCCGGCCGATATCGGCGAGGCGGTGGTCTATTTGTGCCGCGCGGAAAACATTACCGGCGAAACGATCAACGTCGCCGGCGGCGGCGAACTGCATTAG
- a CDS encoding acyl-CoA dehydrogenase, producing the protein MPDLLRDLDFFHLDDLLTDEERMARDTAKRFVDREILPEIERHFASETFPMHLVPQMAELGMFGANLKGYGCAGMNNVAYGLIMQELEAGDSGLRSFASVQSALSMYAIYANGSEEQKQRYLPEMAKGKLIGCFGLTEPDHGSDPGGMETRARRDSDGWILNGTKRWITNGSIADVAIVWAKVDEGITGFLVEKGTPGFSTRDMHGKFSMRASITSELILEDVRIPRTAHLEKARGLKGPLGCLTQARYGIAWGAIGAARSCFHCALDYTKSRKQFSRPLAGYQLVQAKLVRMLTEITKAQMVCLRLAHLKDQGKMRPEHVSFAKRNNVNEALKIARDARDMLGANGIVNEYPVIRHMLNLETVNTYEGTFDVHTLILGRDITGENAFE; encoded by the coding sequence ATGCCAGATTTATTGAGAGATCTCGATTTTTTTCACCTCGACGACCTGCTGACCGATGAAGAACGGATGGCCCGCGATACGGCCAAACGTTTCGTGGATCGCGAAATTTTGCCAGAGATCGAGCGCCATTTTGCCAGTGAAACCTTCCCAATGCATCTTGTACCGCAAATGGCCGAGCTTGGAATGTTTGGGGCTAATCTCAAGGGCTATGGATGCGCGGGCATGAATAACGTCGCGTACGGCCTGATCATGCAGGAGCTCGAAGCGGGAGACTCGGGGCTGCGCTCGTTCGCGTCCGTGCAAAGCGCGCTTTCGATGTACGCGATTTATGCAAACGGCAGCGAGGAACAGAAGCAGCGCTACTTGCCGGAAATGGCCAAGGGAAAATTGATCGGTTGCTTCGGTCTGACCGAGCCTGACCACGGGTCGGATCCGGGCGGGATGGAAACGCGGGCGCGGCGCGATAGCGACGGATGGATCCTCAACGGGACCAAGCGATGGATCACCAACGGCTCGATCGCGGACGTCGCGATCGTGTGGGCGAAGGTCGACGAGGGCATCACCGGGTTCCTGGTCGAGAAGGGGACGCCGGGATTTTCGACGCGCGACATGCACGGGAAATTTTCGATGCGCGCGTCGATCACTTCGGAACTGATTTTAGAAGACGTGCGAATTCCCAGGACTGCTCATCTGGAAAAAGCGCGCGGGCTGAAGGGTCCGCTGGGATGCCTGACGCAGGCACGCTACGGAATCGCGTGGGGCGCGATCGGTGCGGCGCGGTCGTGTTTCCATTGCGCGCTGGATTACACGAAGTCGCGCAAGCAGTTTTCGCGTCCGCTGGCCGGCTATCAACTGGTGCAGGCAAAGCTGGTGAGGATGCTGACCGAGATCACCAAGGCGCAGATGGTTTGCCTGCGCCTGGCTCATCTGAAGGACCAGGGCAAGATGCGCCCGGAGCACGTATCGTTCGCCAAGAGAAATAACGTCAACGAGGCGCTGAAGATCGCACGCGACGCGCGCGACATGCTCGGCGCCAACGGAATCGTGAACGAGTACCCGGTGATCCGTCACATGCTGAACCTGGAGACGGTGAACACTTACGAGGGCACCTTCGACGTGCATACGTTGATCCTCGGCCGCGACATCACGGGCGAGAACGCGTTCGAGTAA
- a CDS encoding 4-hydroxyphenylacetate 3-hydroxylase N-terminal domain-containing protein: MGLRTAEQYKSSLRDGRAVFFRGERVADVTAHPVIAIAVEHAALDYRMAHDPKYRELAVVKEGADEYSRYYHVPQNGDDLLKRSALIAAATREGATLVVLIKEIGTDALLALHIIGERLAAAGKPEYRERIHKYYRNCRDNDLAVAVAQTDVKGDRALGPTQQDHPDYYVRIVEERPDGIVVRGAKVHTSVATNTNEVIVLPTRAMRAEDKAYAVAFALPINTPGLKLLASPHGSSHKNDFEHPISARHKMMETLTVFDDVFVPRERVFLQGEIDFAGLLALTFVRFHRFTAVSYKLPLLELMAGAAYAVAEANGISRAGHVRDKLTHLAAYHTIVRGLIEHAARSCTLEDGVAVPNTLLTNVAKYHFAHNYHQAVQIVQDLAGGLLVTAPAAEDLTSEATGAYVLKYMGGAKGFDAEKRLRLLNLIGDLTSSDFGGYQEVLAVHAEGGFEAEKLQAYREYDFKTVAAYARKLAGI, from the coding sequence ATGGGACTACGAACGGCTGAACAGTACAAAAGCTCGCTGCGCGACGGCCGCGCGGTTTTTTTCAGGGGCGAAAGGGTGGCGGACGTAACCGCGCATCCTGTTATCGCAATAGCAGTCGAGCACGCGGCGCTCGACTACCGGATGGCTCACGATCCGAAGTATCGCGAGCTCGCGGTGGTGAAGGAGGGCGCCGACGAGTACAGCCGCTACTACCATGTTCCGCAAAATGGCGACGACCTGCTCAAGCGCAGCGCGCTGATCGCGGCCGCGACGCGCGAGGGTGCGACGCTGGTGGTGTTGATCAAGGAAATCGGCACCGACGCTTTGCTCGCGCTGCATATTATCGGCGAGCGGCTCGCGGCTGCCGGCAAGCCCGAGTACCGCGAGCGCATCCACAAGTACTACCGCAATTGCCGCGACAACGATCTCGCCGTCGCCGTCGCGCAAACCGACGTCAAGGGCGATCGCGCGCTCGGGCCCACGCAGCAGGATCATCCGGATTACTACGTCCGAATCGTCGAGGAACGCCCCGACGGCATCGTCGTGCGCGGCGCGAAGGTCCACACCAGCGTCGCGACCAACACCAACGAGGTGATCGTCCTGCCGACCCGCGCGATGCGCGCCGAGGACAAGGCCTACGCCGTCGCGTTCGCATTGCCGATCAACACGCCGGGACTGAAGCTGCTCGCGTCGCCCCACGGCAGCTCGCATAAAAACGATTTCGAGCATCCGATCAGCGCGCGGCACAAGATGATGGAGACGCTGACGGTCTTCGACGACGTGTTCGTGCCCAGGGAGCGGGTGTTCCTGCAAGGCGAGATCGACTTCGCCGGGTTGCTCGCGCTGACCTTCGTACGCTTCCATCGCTTCACCGCCGTGTCGTACAAACTGCCGCTGCTGGAACTGATGGCGGGCGCGGCCTATGCCGTTGCCGAGGCCAACGGAATCTCGCGCGCGGGTCACGTGCGCGACAAGCTGACCCATCTCGCGGCCTATCACACCATCGTGCGCGGACTGATCGAGCATGCCGCGCGCAGCTGCACGCTCGAGGACGGCGTCGCGGTGCCCAATACCCTGCTCACCAACGTCGCGAAGTATCACTTCGCTCACAACTACCACCAGGCGGTGCAAATCGTGCAGGATCTCGCCGGCGGTCTGCTGGTGACGGCGCCCGCCGCTGAAGATCTCACCAGCGAGGCGACCGGCGCCTACGTGCTCAAATACATGGGCGGCGCGAAAGGCTTCGATGCCGAGAAGCGCCTCAGGCTGCTGAACCTGATTGGCGATCTGACGTCGTCGGATTTTGGCGGCTACCAGGAAGTGCTGGCGGTGCACGCCGAAGGCGGTTTCGAAGCCGAGAAGTTGCAGGCTTATCGCGAGTACGACTTCAAGACGGTGGCCGCATACGCGCGCAAGCTCGCGGGGATCTGA